The Rhizoctonia solani chromosome 13, complete sequence nucleotide sequence CTATTGCACTTTCAAGAGTTGGTTCACCAGAAAAGCAACGCGTTGTTTGCGGGACTCTGCAGCAACTGTCCGAGTTGACCGAAGAGGACTTTGGAGAGCCGCTTTTCAGTGTCGTAATTGTTGGGAGACGTCTACATGAGCTAGAGGTACAATACTCGGCGGCTTGGGCACTCGATAAAGCCGAATGGACTCGAGTTGCGAAGGAGGTATATGGTGCTCGTTTATATTCTTGAATTATGATATATGTGAAAACCGATCAAAGTCCGGCTACAATGGGCGCTTGTCCTGTGATGGATTAAAGAGTGTCCCATGTGGTGCCATGCTGGACCCTGATAGGTGACTGTGGTCAATATCTGAGGTGATCGACTGCGTATCCGCAGCCTTGAAATAACTTTGTGTGGTTGACGGATTTCTGCATTGCTCCGCTCCCGACCACCATCTTCGCCGTGTAAGATGGTCGTGCTGATTGACTCCGAGCCTAACTCGCCTACCAAGAGCCAGAGCACTTGGTCGCCACGACCTGGACCATCGCGGGCCAGCTCTCAGGATCCAGCTCCAGGATCCAGTTACGGAGCTGTGCCCCAGTCTCCTGAAGTAGCTTACACCGCTCCTCCGCCTGCCTACTCTCAGGCCGCCAATGCCCCACTCCTCCCTGGACCACACCAAAAGCCCACGCGCCGCACTGCTGCCACAAGGCGATTCTGCAGTGCATTCTCTATCGCATTGTTGATAGTTCTCATCTTCTCCACATCATGGAAGATTATAAACCGTGGGTTTGTGGTAGCCTGGGTGAGCCGATATGGTTGTACTGTTGGCCATCTTTCTAACCACGCTCCTTGTTTAGGATAACGACCCACGTCCACAAGATGGCCATGTTGTCTCATGCTCTCAAAAATGGTTCGATTTGGGAGGCTCAGGCGATGAAAATATCTATACCAACCGTGATGGGATTTTCAATCAGACTATGATCCCAGGATATCCGGTGTTTCCTGCCTATAAAACTTATACGCTTCCCATCAACAAGTCTCTACATTATATTGTTGCTCGCGGGTCACTATCGGCCGGCGTGTTAAATATACGCGGAAGCGACACCATTGACCCAGGTTTCGTCGATGTGAAAGTAGTGGCCCGATACTGGAACCAAGACGCACTTTCTTACACAAAAGTGTGCGAACTTACAAAACCGGAGGGGGGTGTTGGTATAGGCATTTATGTGAGTCGCTTGTGCGGTGAAAAATCAACATTTCACTGAATTCAACGTGCAGACGCCTTCTAGAATCGGCGTGGGCGTGGGACAGCAGATTCAGTGGACAGTGACCGTTACATTCCCAACGGCGTCTCAGTCCCCCCTTGACCTGAATGCGTTTGCAACAGACATAGGCAATTTCCGTCACAGTATCGAAGGTCTAGGTGACCGCGTTCGCTTTGAGCACTTGTCCCTCAAGGGCAGCAATGGTGCAGTCGAGTCTAATGGCTTGTCCGTATCACAAGCCACTATTACCACCAGCAACTCAAAGATCAGCGGCAAGTTTAGCGCTACGGACTCACTGGTCCTCAAGACTACTAATGGAGCTATTGATACCGATATCGACATCACAAATGATGATACACACAAGGCCTCGAGTTTAACACTCGAAAGCTCCAATGCGTACGTATTTGGTGTCTTGATATCTCTTGTCGTATCTTAATCTCTGGTTGTTACAGTCGAATTACGTCCCGTATTTCCCTTCTTACCACCCACGACCAGCGTCCACAGCCAAAGGGAGGTCACTTTATCGTCCGTGCTGCTACCTCGAATGGTCGGCTTAATATCAGCTATCCGGCCACTCCAGTCAATTCGCTACTTGACTTTACGGGAGAGACTTCCAATAGCAGTGCAGATGTTGCCCTTGATGCGGCATTCGAAGGAACATTCGCCATCTCCACATCAAATAGCCATGTTGACCTGGACGACGGGACACCCAGTGATCCGAGCGGCAAGGGGCGCAAACGTATCGTACACCAGACCCAAGGGTCGTCGAAGGCAGTCTCTGGATATGCTTTCTGGGGAAATGAAAAGGACCATGACAGAAATGTCGAGACTGGACATGTCGTTGTATCAACAAGCAACGGTTGGGCTCGCCTTCGATTGTAATCTTTTATCTATATTAACCGCAGTATCTGTTTGAGTATCATGTATAGTAGCCCTCTCGGTTCGGTCAGTTCGGTTGGATGTGTGGTATATGTCTTTAATAACACGGTCATTTATATCTTTGAAAACATGAGTTCAGCATGTGTAACTATTGGTAGGATCTTACTCACAATAAAAAATACACATGATCGCGTCACCAAACCTACATGCAAGGCGAAATTTGTAAACAAGCTTTAGGCACCTCGCCCACGACCCCGTCCACGAGGCATTGGTCCTCCGCGACCCCCGCGACCTGCAATAGTTCACATAAGTACTTATGAAATGCTCACACGAAGCCCACTCACCGCCCCTTGGTGGAGCGCCGCGTCCGCCTACGCGCCAAATCAGTCACAGGAGGCAGACTTGTCTAAAGGAACATACCTCTTCCCGCTGGCGCACCACCACGGCCGCGATTTGCATCTCGAGCGCGTAGTTGCTCCTCCTTTACATTATCAAGCAACGCGTCTGGGACGCGCAGGTATTTGATCTACCAAGTATGAGAAAGAACACTGAAGCAGGTGATCAGCATACGTACCATGCTCCCCCGAATGTAGCATTCTTTCAATTTCCAGAAGCGATCTCCCTCAGGGCTTGTCTGGTAGACTTCACGTAGCGTGATGTTCATAAAAGTATCGCAGTTGACCAAATGTCCATTGAAGGTCTCGCCATTTTTGAGTTCGACAAGCTACTTGCTTGATTAGTGGTAGGGCGATATGGAGAGAGGGAATGTATTTGAAGGCTTACCATAGGCTTGTTTTGAGCTGCATTTAGCAGCGATAGTGGGAGCTGTAACGAGATTTGAGTAAATTACTCCCTATTGGCGGAATACTAGGCTCACCATGGTGGTAGTTGAGTGAGAGCGCTTGCCACTTGCATAACGTAAGCTGCGCACATTCGAGATGAATTTGACCGATCTCCTTCTGGCCTCAAATTGGTTTGCAGTCCGTATCTTCCAATAGAATATATATTCACTGCACTGCATAAACAAGATGCCGCGAGGGTTGAGAACTTCTCGTTTTTCTCTTCCTCACTTATCTCAACAACTCCCAATCACACGGTCTGCACAGGAGCAGGTTCCTGCTCTGAGTCCAGCGATTAGATCGCTGTATCGTATCTTTCTGCGCGCCACATCCGCTAGTGTCCTTCATCACTCTAGCGCGACGAGATGCTTGAGGACTAGATACCGACCCATTTTTGAACATTACGTCAGACTTCATCAAGATCAGGCAACAAACAATACGATTGGGAATGTGTTGCAAGAATGGGACGAGCGTAGTAAGTATTTTCGAGTAAATTTTATAGGACTTTCTTAGAAAGCTTCTTTAAGTCGACAATACACTTCGTCTCTTGCACAATTCAGCTGTCTTACGCGGTCTTCCTCATAAAATTACACGCAGCATGTCGCAGCTTGTGCATTCACGTTTCTTGGAGCAAAAACATACTTCACATCCCAAGTATGACCCAGAACGCAATGCAACAAAGTCGGCGCCTCGTAGCCCCATAGATGAGCTCTCAGGTGAGCTGCATCTTATGTTGGAAGAGACCACACAGCTTGCGGAGGGAACAACGAGGCTGGTTTTGGGATCTACCCCCACAAAGTTCTAAATGTGAGTATGGATATGAGTCAACAATCTCGAATGTATTTGACTTGCCATTCTCCCAGGAATTATGATTGGCCCGTGCCAAGCCGAATCTATTCTTACCATCTCTTAATTGATGATGATCATCGATGCGGGCTTTGTTCTCCGTGGAATTTTACAGTAATCGGTAAAACCGATTACCTACCCCGTAGCAACTGCGTACTGCGCCGCATTTATCAGCGATGCCAATTTTTGCTGTGCATATCCTCGTTCCATGGGATTTCTTAATTTATGCAAGTTCTATACAAGAGGGTGCTGTATGCACAGGTTATCAGATGACTTTCACCCCACGATCGAGTCAGAACGAAGCCATCAAACTTTGACTCGTTGTAGACGACCATATGGTCAACACTAACGACGCTCAATGTGTGCTGGTACGAGAGAAAAAAGTTAGTCTCGCCCGAAACGACCGGCTGCGTGTTGGCGCGAGAGTTATCCATTACGCCAACTTCAAAATGACCTGGTTACTAGACCCAATAGCATCAAACCCGTCGACCCCTCCCTCAAGCTCCTGTTGTATTTGAGCTATGTCACAGTCGGATCAACACCTTCGTGTTCCTCCTACGTATGCTGCATCTCTGAATTCAGATTTTAGCACATCGGATGCGCTCAGCTCTACTGTTCCTCAATACTCTCGATCGGCATCCCCGGATGAGCGTGTGCTGGCTGGCCATGTAATGCGAACATTCGGCGCATTCAATGCGCAAGACCTCCCTTCACGCTTTGAGTATTCTACCAACCATCTAACCCTTAACCTGGGCGAACGAAACTGGCATTGTCCACTTCCATGTTATGGGTACTCTGGAACGATTGAGGGCACTGTCAGGGTACACCAAATCGACACTGTTTCAAAAGTCGAAGTATCAGTATGTGGATATTTGTGCTCGTTTTAACTGAAGCTCATCATGAAGTAACGGGCAGTTAATCGGTGAAGTCTCAACGACGATATCAGAGACAGCGGTACCCTCGCAAGGGGCATCCAAACGCTTTCTTAAACAGAGAATCACGATATGGAATTCTGACTCTGCAATGGGAAACCACTCAACACTCCCTTTTAGTATAAACTTCCCCGGCGGGTCGGCCAGCAGCGACCTAGAGCTTCCTCCCTCGTTCCGCCTGGGAACAGGAGAGCTTTCAGCGCGCGTTCAATACCGAATTCAGGTTGACTTGTTCAGAAAAGGACTTCGGAGACATAAGCGGTAAGTCGTAATGTACCATCACTAGTCTGGATTGAAGGAGATAGGCTGAACGAGTCTTACCTCTGGATTAAAGGTTTGAGACTGAAGTAATATACTTACCCAAGTCTTTCGCACCGGCTTTGCAAGCTCGGTCTATCCACATAGATACCAAGTCGGACGACCCAGATGGATGGACCCGACAAGTGCTTCTGCCAACACATCTCCCAGGTCGACCCAATGCTGCTCGCACCGAAATCCCATCGGAGATGGTGGTAGAAGTACGTACAGTTAAGCCCAAATCAAATAATACATTATTGAATTTCCGTAAAGCTACACATTCCATCTCAAACGGTTCTCACAGCAAATTCAGTTCTGCCATACACaatacgcatacattcagCTTCTTCGACTACTTCGCGAGCTTCTAGTGTCTCTGTCTCGCTTGCTCTCGTTGAAGCACAGTTACAGCTAGTTAGATCGACTGTTGTAATTGTCCACGGTATTAAAAAAAGGAAAGATGTGGTCTTGGCTAATGGAACAGTCACGTCAGACTTCCAGGGTACCGACGCCGATGAAGGGTACCCCACCTCGAGTTTGAGTACATTAGAAGGCGTCCGCGTGATCAATGGAACTTTGGAGGTAGCTAGTCGGACTGGAGCTGAGTTATCCTGGGAGCTCCAGGATTTCATTGAAGTCAAGGTGAGTTTTTCATGTGTAGGTGTCAAGGTAAAAATTTTGATATGCTCTGCTCCCTAGTACTACCTCATTGCTATTGCAAAGCCCCCCGTAAACCTGCGCGCACTTGAAGGAGCTTTTCCTACCTTTCGAGTGATCATCGATGTGGAAATGAAAACCCACGTTAAACTGGATGAACATAGTGAGAATGATATAGATACCGATCCATCGGTTGGATTGTTCAGTTATAGTTAATCTGCATACTTCTATGTTACAGTACAGTACTTCGTTTGGAATATGTTTTTTATAATACTGTAAATAGGTATCAGCTGATGATATGACGTATT carries:
- a CDS encoding tetrapyrrole (Corrin/Porphyrin) methylases — translated: MFYVIGLGLCDEKDITVRGLEAVRKCSRIYLEAYTSILLVDKEKLESFYGKPIITAYRETVETESDEILHNAKEEDVALLVVGDPFGATTHTDMLLRARELGIPTTVIHNASIMNAVGACGLQLYNFGQTVSLPFYTDSWKPDSWYDRVVENVEKGMHTLVLLDIKVREQSEENMARGRKIYEPPRYMSPVTAVSQILESEAIRAASASSEETKAHGYLKPESTLAIALSRVGSPEKQRVVCGTLQQLSELTEEDFGEPLFSVVIVGRRLHELEVQYSAAWALDKAEWTRVAKEPNSPTKSQSTWSPRPGPSRASSQDPAPGSSYGAVPQSPEVAYTAPPPAYSQAANAPLLPGPHQKPTRRTAATRRFCSAFSIALLIVLIFSTSWKIINRGFVVAWDNDPRPQDGHVVSCSQKWFDLGGSGDENIYTNRDGIFNQTMIPGYPVFPAYKTYTLPINKSLHYIVARGSLSAGVLNIRGSDTIDPGFVDVKVVARYWNQDALSYTKVCELTKPEGGVGIGIYTPSRIGVGVGQQIQWTVTVTFPTASQSPLDLNAFATDIGNFRHSIEGLGDRVRFEHLSLKGSNGAVESNGLSVSQATITTSNSKISGKFSATDSLVLKTTNGAIDTDIDITNDDTHKASSLTLESSNARITSRISLLTTHDQRPQPKGGHFIVRAATSNGRLNISYPATPVNSLLDFTGETSNSSADVALDAAFEGTFAISTSNSHVDLDDGTPSDPSGKGRKRIVHQTQGSSKAVSGYAFWGNEKDHDRNVETGHVVVSTSNGWARLRL
- a CDS encoding U6 snRNA-associated Sm-like protein LSm4, coding for MLPLSLLNAAQNKPMLVELKNGETFNGHLVNCDTFMNITLREVYQTSPEGDRFWKLKECYIRGSMIKYLRVPDALLDNVKEEQLRARDANRGRGGAPAGRGGRGAPPRGGRGGRGGPMPRGRGRGRGA